TTCATAATCtcctattttttgatgaaattcgtGATTCTCGTCTTACTCTCACAATTCAAATCTCTAAATACTCAAATCTAATCTCGCATAAACTTCACCAGCTACAAcgcaaaattatgcaaatgacTTAATGCTGccgaaaatgattaaaaaccgGAAATActtatcaaaatttccttCCGCCTATTTATTAGACACcttaaaacaaacatttcatttatatttgagTTTGCGGTGTCGCGCTACATATGCTCAAGACAATCAACTTGctgcattattattaaatattctgaCTTTTTATGGCGTGAGCCACACCGATTTTTTGCagcaatttaacaaatttaattctaattttttttttaattaaatttatttatggaatTCGATTGTGAGTTCTGTGAGAAAATCTAACTTTGAAAGGtgactgaaaatattttttgggctGCAACcttgatgattttaattttttttttcacgcgtTCGCCCAAATAGAACGAATATTTTCGCAGGAAACGCATTAAGATTGTTTGCCGATAGTTTTGTGATTGGATATCCTCGACCGACTTAGAAATCCTTCATCATCATATCAAAGCAATTTCCGGAGATTGTAGATTTAATTCATGAAGTCATCAAGCGTCGTCTCACGTCATcatcacatgaaaaaaatacggaGAACATTCCATGtcgataaaatttcatgagagGTCATTGAAACCTTTTACCGCACGATTATTCGCACCTTTAcacttttatttacatttttttttcttgcggcAAATGCAAAATTCTCGGTAAATTATAAAAGGATACGATTTGTACGataatcataataacaataataatattgcgaaaaaaatctcgagtaggagttttttttctttatggagaaaagtttttttttttcgtcgatgtATATAAAATACAAGACACGTTTAAAGACAACGACCCAcgtaaatatgataaaaattgaaacattataCGGGGATTTGGCTACAAAgtgtattttatgatttttaagcaGCGGCAGCAGGAGGcggaatttaaaatattcttttttgatggaaaaaaaataataataattctgtCTAATATACTGCCATGTAGTCGCGCAACATGAAAGGAAACGATGAAGAATTTATcaggatttttcttttttttttttttttgactttgtgttgttataaatttatttattattattattgtgatttttattaGCAAAAGATATGCTTtgagaataaatattcatttttttttctttttttttaatcaaacagATGCGAAGACGAAAAATGAACGTACTCAGAAATCTTCAATCATTTTCGCAAGGTTTCCTAGCCGTCTTTCTGCTAATGAAATTATGCTCCTTCATACTAGCTGCTGAACCCGGGGTAACGTATATcaacaaaatcaaaataataataataatcctcATGattgattgttattttttccctctctttctttttatgtttcaCACGCGCATTAACCTTCAGTACTTGGATTTTGACAATTTACCAGATACGAACTTTACCTGCGCCGGCAAAGTAATTGGTGGCTATTATGCAGATCTGGAGACATCATGTCAAATGTTTCATGTTTGCGTTATCGGTATGTTAATATATTTTACCTGTTACGGAGGCGAGAGTGCTCGCGTGATTGATTACTccgttgttttattttttttgccgtcCGTCATTTTGTGTGCATGTGACATTCGCGTAAcatatgttttgttttttttttatttttaatattttttggctgTTTATTCATTTAGGTCAAGGTGAGGAGCCAAtggatattaaatttttgtgtttgaacgGGACGGTTTTCGATCAGGAAACGCGCGTGTGTGAGCGCGTCGATGAAGTTGACTGTTCCAAATCCGAGCGTTTCTATTATTTGAATCTCGAGCTTTATGGAAACACGATGATTCCGTCGCCGGAtggtaagttttaataatgaatttaatttttggactaAGGGATGctcatatgattttttaaagttctttgaattaaaggaaaactttaaagttcttacagaaaataatttttaaaaaattatttaaccgcttgaaaaataatattttgataaaaaaaaaaattttaatacaaaatattattctttatATATAATCTaacggataaaaaaataaataaaaaaaaatagaaaaagttagAATAATTTGCCTATTTTttacctatttaaaaaaatacattatttttttattaaaatatttgaaatatttaacgtcaattttaatttctaacaaaaaaaaaattatataaattataaaaaaaataataataaaaatttaaggtaatttttatgttagtttaattaattttgaaaaattaaaaaaaaataaaaattaatttctttaatttcaaaattaaaattcatttaatttaatgtttaaaattattttcaaagctatttatttgtttaaaaaaaaaattaaaaataaatattttatactactttagatttttttgttccgatttttttttaaatttttaattttatttaaaatgtcaaaaaatattttatttttttttattattgcaactcaatttaatctaaaaaaaaattattcacaatattcatttttttggaaattatatatttaaaaattaatttttatttatttatttcattttaaatttttgtataaaaagtatttttatacctacataattgacaaaattattatttaaaaaaaattaaattttctgagcATCCCTAAAAAATAGcagtttttgtgaaaaatgagaGATAAATTGATGTGCGTCACTAAATGCCAACGAAATGCAAAACTGATTGCATGCGGTCGAAAAACaacatttcaatcaaatttaaatttatttagacgAAACAACGCCAATGCAATCTTCGACCACACAAACAACAACGACTGAACGTATCACAAGTACACCTGCCTCAACTAGTGCCGTAAAATACAACTCTCCATCGTCGACTAAAACGCCCGTAGTGACCACTCGGAAGAGCATTCCTCCCACGACGCAGCCATCCgtgcaaaaacaacaacaacaacaaccggaGCCCGAATACATCGAAGAATACTATGACTACGAAGAGGAATTGTTGCCAAGCAGCAAACCGATAACGTCAAGTACGAGACCTCCAGCGAACAATTATCAGTACAACACGAGGGGGAACGAGCATCCGGGAAATGTCCATAaagaaaaaccacaaaatctgtatcatcatcaccagcaacagcagcagcagcaacagcaaaaTTATCAACCAATGTCAAACTTTAAGCCTTCGATTCAAGTGCAACAGCAACAAAATCAGCCAAAACATCAGCACATAACGATACCAAAAGGACAGCAATATATCAACAGCAATCCTTATAGTCAGCagcaaaagcaacaacaacaatcattCCGACCATCGCTGTACAGCAGTAGCCAGCAGCAACAGAACTACGGTTACGGTAAGTGCAATTTACATCTTTTTTCCCGATCGCAATCGACAAAGTGACGGGACACTTCTTAATGATGATAACCAGAAAGCGCATGCAAGTGTCGAGGCGacacattttgattttattagcGAAACAAAATCCAGCAATTTATTGACTGATAATTTAGTGTCAGGTgctataaaattcatttattttatgatatgtgtcataaaaatgtttttgctcGCCTTTGGACCAAgtgaatggaaaaatattaaaaagtggtGCATTTAACGATAAAAGAAGAtgataaaaacttgaaatacataaaaatcacTGTGTGCGGgttttagatgattttttatcaatttaggtcaaaaaaatgaaaaattttattatttttatttttttattgaacgttaatttttttcgttaaacatatcaagaatttttattttatttgaaagaaaattaaaaaaaaattaatttcataaaaattttaattttttgtaaatttaaaaatatttttataaattcaaaatttattaaattatttttatttttttacaaaataaaattttcaagacatcatcaattaaaaaaaaaataattttgaaaaaatcgatgaaattttttctaaaagttagaaaatgataaaaatataaaaattttttgtttaaaaaaatcaaaaaattgtacaaatttatgaaaatttcaatatttttaaatttgaaaatatttttaaaaattaattttattttcttaccaaaaaaaaaaaaataaatttgaaatgtatttttgtCTTATCGATtgcactaaatttttttttgtaaaaatcggTGAAATTGTATTTGAAAGttagaaaatgtttgaaatactctaaaaaattaacttgtgaagaaaatttttattttaaagtttcgtttaatttttcgtttaaaaaaaaaatgaaaaaattttaattaaaaatttaaaaaaataattaaattttaattaagaataaaagtaaaattatttttaaaaaattaaagattaaaatttaaaaaaaataatttttaaaaaattaatgacagacaatgaaatttttaaataaatttttatttcaagtttttatcaaggaatgtgcaaaaataaaaacataaggTCGATTCTTGGTTAccatcattaataaaaaaatccgatattaaaatttttatgatacaaaaaatatgacattttGCGTTCTCTTCTTCTCCATAGGGCGACCAAGTGTTACCCAGCCAATGTTAGCTGAAGTGTCTCAACCAAAGCCATTTGAAGGATATCGTCGACAGCCTCAACCTCATGTAAGTTCAAACGAAAAACAATGTCACGAtgaccttttaaaaaaaatttcgtacgaACCAAAAATAACACTTTCAAAACAATCGAGAtcgaacgaaacaaaaaaacacaaatcatGACCTTATTAATTTCGCATTacatcatttttcttcttctccaaAGGTTCCCCTAACGTTTCCTCAATACGGTGACGTAACGCCGCGCCAGCAGAAAAGCGTGACACTTGCCGCCTATGCCGCCGACACGGAAGTCGTTGGCGAGTTGCAGGAGCACAAAACGGAGACAAAACGCTCGGATCCGCAATATTACACGCATATCGAGCCGGATGCCAGCGCCTCAGATCCGAATCATCAGCAACTGGATTCGGAAGAGATTCCACGTGCGGCGACAATTTCCGCGAAAATCAACGAGCGACGTGACGTCAGCAGCAATAATAACAACCGCAACAGCACACAAGGAAGTAGTAGCTTTAAAGTAGTAGCAAATAGTGATAATAATAGTAACGAAAAGCACATCAACGaatacaacaataaaaatagtcAACATGTAAATGTAAGCCATACTAGCTATGAGAAcaaattaaaacaacaaaaaaatgtgtatatACCGAATTTACCAAAAGTGATAAATACTGTATCAGTGTCTGTCAGTGATCAGaatgggaaaaaattgaatctctCTCTCGAGAACATTCTGGCGGAGCAGCAGAAAAATAGTGCGAATCAACGGTCGTACGACGACTACAAAGAGGACGAAATTTCGGCGGTTCTTCTCGAACCCTTCTTCCTCgatgtacaaaaattgactagtaatagtaataaaaatagcaaTAATCATAgtagaaacaaacaaaatatcatCCAAAAGAGCAGCAATTCGACACGATGACCCATAAACGCCCCGAGAGCTCGTCATTTTTAgcatactttaaaaaaaaactcgatgtaggcaaaaaaaattgttgttgtgaactttttttttattcggttGTGCACAACAACCACTGTAAATattgttcattcattcattcaatcaCACATAGAAAGCaaaatgaaatgatgaaaaaagtatttagcCAATTTACATAATTCGCGTAACTTTATAACCGTACGTCGTACAGAcctacaaaataatatttttttaaagctttaaaaaaacttgcatATGATACAATTTGGTTACCTCTATCATCATCCATCATAACCATAGAGCgcaaaaaattgcatgaaaaattggatttattgtttgtcgactcgttcattttttttttttattttattttttttttcatgcaactaacaattttttgtttttttcgtgaatatgtaaatatatgaaaaaaaaagtaaaattattcaaactcTATTCTTGATCcaattttgttggtttttgacCATTCATTCGAAAAGTTAGGTGAAATTTATCGCACAAGTTGACaaaagttgtaataataacaagttGCACGCGTTTATGCATATAAAGTAATtacaaacaatatttttatgcaaaaaaaaataataaaaaaatatgcaaaaccGGGTAAAACCACGATATTCGCGTGAAAAAGTTTACTCATCACTTTTGTAgttcattattttatcataagtaaataaaaaaaaatataattaaaatgctCATTTTGGACTCtctcacacgaaaaaaatgcgatgatatgataaaaatatgtgtCATGTGTGTGTCGCGACACCGCGCGCTTTTAATACTCACTCTCGGttacataataattaaatattttttaaaagcagaCAAAAACCGACATGTAATTATAATTAGTGGTAGCAGTAAATTAtatacactttttttattaaatctagaccaatatttttttacaacttctcTATGCATGTTGTTTACGAGGATATAAATATGAAgatgattaaaaaagttttgcgaaataacattaaaaaaaagaattaaaatgtaattttttcgaacaaaaaaaataatactcttaaaatataaattttaaaatttactcttaTTGTTGCAACGacgatgaataaaaaatataaatgatgaaGATCATAAGTGTatcaatatatataaatatattattgtatattattattaaggtTTCATAAGAGattaattagataaaaaatgacGTTATTGTTCCTGTTCatgaaatatcaattttcgtttattattattttattatgcgTACTTAAagatgcaacaacaacaaaaaaaagtatataaataaatataaaaagtaatgATTAATaacatgcaataaaaataaataaatattatgattacttgtatattgtattattattaaataaataaaataaagaaaaagaaaaatacaaatttaatgatgAACTTAAAAGGCGCACTGTGACTCAAAAGAAGTGGGTTCAAAAAACGTAagatttcattcattcagttAAATTCAGTTTATTCGTTTATTGCAGAAAAAAGgtgttttttggaaaaatatatattttttaaattaaaataattattcaaattttttttaattgaatttttaaatttatcatttttttaagttaaatttttttgcaaactaaaaaagtaaaaacatataatataaataataattttaattaattttataattatttattaattattttttttcttaattttattagtttttgacccaaaaaatttgtttctactaaatttttattaatatatttttataatttttaatatttttaattttttaataattaaaaatattaatatttttaaaaaattttattaaaattattaaaattaaatattttaaaaatattaaaattttatctcttcaaccttttcataaaattacggttttttttttctatgaaaattaaaaattaaaatatttttttcaaaaaattattttttttctcaacataacttttaaatttacctttaaCTTAATTGAGATTCGtcaaaatttcttgataaattactaaaaatatttttttccttgccgCTTAAAGTCTATATGACAGTTCAGAAGCCCTTAAAATCTTGAATAAAAACCCATCAgtcttattaaattaatttatttttctaatttttgttttcaactcCACCAAAGACATTTATAATTCTCAACATTATGCAATGTCCACGTTTGTGTGCAATCTTTTCCGCAAAACATTTGTGAAAACAGGTACTGCTGATTcgttttaaatctaaaaaacaaaaaaatatgaatttctgtacattttatgagaaaaaattaattaccttcGAAGCAACACAAAACAACATTCCTTGAAAAGAGGGCGATTACACGCAGCATTACCACAAAATCCACTCGGACCCATCATTACGCGATTTAAAAGTGTATCAGGCATTCTTAGTCCtttaaggaaattattttttgacgaatttatCAACTTAAATGAAATTCGTAACGTAATTTCAACAAGAGACGATGGATTTCGTGCGGTACAGCTCCTAAAATTGCTGATCGATCGTGGAAGGTTGAGCACAAAATTCTCTTTTGGCACTAAAAGTTGCGGAATTCCTTGTTGAGTgtgactaaaatttaaaattttcaatattttctcataaaattaaggaaaaatcattaaaaactcacaacaaaactttttgcGGTGAGATAAAATGTAACATCGGAGGTATGTATTGCTCGTACACAAGAGGATAATGTGTGAGATTCTCATTTTCGAACATCCGCACGTGCTTCAACGACTGTGTGTTCAACGTCGTTGGCAAATAGTACAAACTAcatcctaaaaattaatttttttttaattttcaagtttttcattaaaaaaattttaacttacgaTCTACATAAACGTATTCCAGCCTCGGCAAAGCCAAAACTCGATCAGGGAAATTTCATCTCAACAAGTGAGTGTCTTGAGATATAGCGACTCATTatcgtttaaatttaattcttcaaGAGCTTCACAATTGGCTAGTGTTATCGGAATGTACGTGATTTTGTTCTTGCAACACTCGAGAACgcgtaatttttccaaatttccaatttctaaaataaaaaaaaaaaaatttttatatttttttttaggcgaaaaatgaagaaaacttACCTTCTGGAAGACATTCCAGTTGATTCTCACTGACATACAACCGTTCAATGTTCTTCAGTTCTCCAATACAAGCAGGCAGTCGCTTCAGCGCGTTCTTCGAGACAtccaaaaaatccaaattactCAAGAATTTTATCTCTTCAGGCAGTTCTTCGATCAAATTTCCactaatttgcaaaaatttcaaaaatcgaatCTCAAAAAACCATTTTGGGAAttctttgatgaaattttccttcaaataaaTGTCTTCGACCTCGTCTGAGTAGTCTTGTAGTTCCGTTGGCAACTCCCGAAAATTGTGATAGCTCCAATGAAGCACTTTTCGTTCCATTATTTACGACTTTTTGGGcgggaagaagaaaatttttcacagctGATGGAAACCTGCCACAAATAGTActgagttaaattttttttttttcgttttacgaCGAAAATTGAAGAGTAAGAGACGTGAAAACACATGAAAATTGGTTCaagtccaaaaataaaattggcgctctctgttttgatttttttcacttggCTGTctataaataacaacaacataaaCTAAAACGAATTGCGcggttttctttttattttcacgtcttttacttcaatttaacactaaattaataaaaatttccctactttgattaatttttcatagaaaagttgttaaaaattaactttttatgagagaaaattaattttttcttcgaaattttactaaaattcttcttttcttgtttatttatgaaaattttgttttga
The sequence above is drawn from the Culicoides brevitarsis isolate CSIRO-B50_1 chromosome 1, AGI_CSIRO_Cbre_v1, whole genome shotgun sequence genome and encodes:
- the LOC134837288 gene encoding probable serine/threonine-protein kinase samkC produces the protein MRRRKMNVLRNLQSFSQGFLAVFLLMKLCSFILAAEPGYLDFDNLPDTNFTCAGKVIGGYYADLETSCQMFHVCVIGQGEEPMDIKFLCLNGTVFDQETRVCERVDEVDCSKSERFYYLNLELYGNTMIPSPDDETTPMQSSTTQTTTTERITSTPASTSAVKYNSPSSTKTPVVTTRKSIPPTTQPSVQKQQQQQPEPEYIEEYYDYEEELLPSSKPITSSTRPPANNYQYNTRGNEHPGNVHKEKPQNLYHHHQQQQQQQQQNYQPMSNFKPSIQVQQQQNQPKHQHITIPKGQQYINSNPYSQQQKQQQQSFRPSLYSSSQQQQNYGYGRPSVTQPMLAEVSQPKPFEGYRRQPQPHVPLTFPQYGDVTPRQQKSVTLAAYAADTEVVGELQEHKTETKRSDPQYYTHIEPDASASDPNHQQLDSEEIPRAATISAKINERRDVSSNNNNRNSTQGSSSFKVVANSDNNSNEKHINEYNNKNSQHVNVSHTSYENKLKQQKNVYIPNLPKVINTVSVSVSDQNGKKLNLSLENILAEQQKNSANQRSYDDYKEDEISAVLLEPFFLDVQKLTSNSNKNSNNHSRNKQNIIQKSSNSTR
- the LOC134827401 gene encoding uncharacterized protein LOC134827401, which codes for MFENENLTHYPLVYEQYIPPMLHFISPQKVLFHTQQGIPQLLVPKENFVLNLPRSISNFRSCTARNPSSLVEITLRISFKLINSSKNNFLKGLRMPDTLLNRVMMGPSGFCGNAACNRPLFKECCFVLLRRFKTNQQYLFSQMFCGKDCTQTWTLHNVENYKCLWWS
- the LOC134837289 gene encoding leucine-rich repeat-containing protein 1-like produces the protein MERKVLHWSYHNFRELPTELQDYSDEVEDIYLKENFIKEFPKWFFEIRFLKFLQISGNLIEELPEEIKFLSNLDFLDVSKNALKRLPACIGELKNIERLYVSENQLECLPEEIGNLEKLRVLECCKNKITYIPITLANCEALEELNLNDNESLYLKTLTC